Proteins found in one Sphingobium sp. V4 genomic segment:
- a CDS encoding multidrug efflux RND transporter permease subunit encodes MRFSRFFIDRPIFAAVIAVVITVVGALAFIGLPVSQYPDIVPPTVTVSAQYPGASAETVASTVAAPIEQEINGVDDMLYQSSQSTGDGKVVITVTFKIGTDLDAAQVLVQNRVAVAIPRLPEEVQRLGVVTRKTTPEFLMVVNLQSPDGTFDRNYLSNYALTQVRDRLARLDGVGDVQLFGSRDYAMRIWIDPDRAAALDLTAGEIVAALRAQNVQVSAGSIGQPPYDRGEAFQLGVEMQGRLTEPQQFANIVIRTDADGRQVRVADVARVELGAQDYGINTYLSNKPTVVIAVMQRPGSNALDAAEKVKAEMDQLSQRFPKGLEYSVIYNPTEFISQSIDAVYQTLIEAVLLVVLVILVFLQNWRAAIIPIIAIPVSLIGTAAILAGLGYSLNNLSLFGLVLAIGIVVDDAIVVVENVERNIEHGMSPLEAARTSMDEVSTALIAIVLVLCAVFVPTLFITGISGAFYQQFAVTISTATIISLILSLTLSPAAAALLLKAKHGPRDRSGDPLWRQKLGVAVDAFNHGFDRMSAGYGRLTRFLVARPKKMLLTYAGLIAATIALFWVTPGGFIPAQDQGYFLAVVQLPSGASLERTDKVTREVAEKILPVKGLRGAVMFAGFHGPSQTQAPNSAAIYFPFKSFAERKAEGVTYAGIMEQANKAVAGYDKARILLVPPPLIQGIGSAGGYRMMLEDREDRGYAELNKVAGEMIAKANQSPSLAMVYTLFDVGTPRVYADVDRRKADLLGVPPERIFEAMQVYLGSAFVNDFNLLGRTYRVTAQADADHRGTVADIANLKTRSNSGQMVPIGSVSTFKDKTGPYRVVRYNLLPAVEIDGDTAPGYSSGQSLTTMEKLAAAAPAGYGSEWTGVAYQQKIAGNTAGLVFGMAVFFVFLVLAAQYESLTLPLSIILIVPMCLFAAMLGVNLRGQDNNILTQIGLVVLIALAAKNAILVVEFAKQAEEEQGLSPVEAAVQAAQTRLRPILMTSFAFILGAVPLVIATGAGAELRQALGTAVFFGMAGVTAFGLLFTPTFYVVCRALGDRFARRRRGAGDNGAEPALQPAE; translated from the coding sequence ATGCGTTTCTCCCGTTTCTTCATCGACAGGCCGATCTTCGCCGCCGTCATAGCGGTGGTCATCACCGTGGTCGGCGCGCTCGCCTTCATCGGCCTGCCGGTGTCCCAATATCCCGACATCGTGCCCCCCACGGTCACGGTCTCCGCCCAATATCCCGGCGCATCGGCGGAAACGGTCGCATCGACCGTCGCCGCGCCGATCGAGCAGGAAATCAACGGCGTCGACGACATGCTCTACCAGAGCAGCCAGTCGACCGGCGACGGCAAGGTGGTCATCACCGTCACCTTCAAGATCGGTACCGACCTCGATGCCGCGCAGGTGCTGGTGCAGAACCGCGTCGCCGTCGCTATCCCACGCCTGCCGGAGGAAGTGCAGCGCCTCGGCGTCGTCACCCGCAAGACCACGCCCGAATTCCTGATGGTCGTGAACCTGCAATCGCCCGACGGCACGTTCGACCGCAATTACCTGTCCAACTATGCGCTGACCCAGGTACGCGACCGGCTCGCCCGGCTCGACGGCGTGGGTGACGTGCAGCTCTTTGGATCGCGCGACTATGCGATGCGGATCTGGATCGACCCGGACCGTGCCGCCGCGCTGGACCTGACCGCTGGCGAGATCGTCGCGGCGCTCCGCGCCCAGAATGTCCAGGTTTCTGCCGGTTCGATCGGCCAGCCCCCCTATGATCGCGGGGAAGCCTTCCAGCTCGGCGTCGAGATGCAGGGCCGCCTGACCGAACCGCAGCAATTTGCCAACATCGTCATCCGCACCGATGCCGACGGCCGTCAGGTCCGCGTGGCGGATGTCGCCCGCGTGGAACTGGGCGCGCAGGATTATGGCATCAACACCTATCTTTCGAACAAGCCCACCGTCGTCATCGCCGTGATGCAGCGCCCCGGTTCCAACGCGCTCGACGCGGCGGAGAAGGTGAAGGCGGAAATGGACCAGCTGTCCCAGCGCTTTCCCAAGGGGCTGGAATATAGCGTCATCTACAACCCGACCGAATTCATCAGCCAGTCGATCGACGCCGTCTACCAGACGCTCATCGAAGCGGTACTGCTGGTCGTGCTGGTGATCCTCGTCTTCCTCCAGAACTGGCGCGCGGCGATCATCCCGATCATCGCCATCCCGGTCTCGCTGATCGGCACGGCGGCGATTCTCGCGGGCCTTGGCTACAGCCTCAACAACCTGTCGCTCTTCGGCCTCGTCCTCGCCATCGGCATCGTCGTCGACGACGCCATCGTCGTCGTCGAGAATGTCGAGCGCAATATCGAGCATGGCATGTCGCCGCTCGAAGCCGCCCGCACTTCCATGGACGAAGTGTCGACCGCGCTGATCGCGATCGTGCTGGTGCTGTGCGCGGTGTTCGTGCCGACGCTCTTCATCACCGGCATTTCCGGCGCTTTCTACCAGCAGTTCGCCGTCACCATCTCGACCGCGACGATCATCTCGCTGATCCTCTCGCTCACCTTGTCGCCCGCCGCCGCCGCGCTGCTGCTCAAGGCAAAGCATGGCCCGCGCGACCGGAGCGGCGATCCACTCTGGCGGCAGAAGCTGGGCGTGGCCGTCGATGCGTTCAACCATGGCTTCGACCGGATGAGCGCGGGCTATGGCCGCCTTACCCGCTTCCTTGTCGCGCGCCCGAAAAAGATGCTGCTGACCTATGCAGGCCTGATCGCCGCCACCATCGCCCTGTTCTGGGTGACGCCCGGCGGCTTCATCCCCGCGCAGGACCAGGGCTATTTCCTGGCCGTCGTCCAGCTGCCCTCGGGCGCCTCGCTCGAACGCACCGACAAGGTGACGCGCGAGGTGGCGGAGAAGATCCTGCCGGTGAAGGGCCTGCGCGGCGCGGTGATGTTCGCCGGCTTCCATGGTCCCTCGCAGACGCAGGCACCCAACAGCGCGGCGATCTACTTCCCCTTCAAGAGCTTTGCCGAGCGCAAGGCGGAAGGCGTCACCTATGCCGGCATCATGGAACAGGCGAACAAGGCCGTCGCCGGTTATGACAAGGCGCGCATCCTGCTCGTGCCCCCGCCGCTCATTCAGGGTATCGGCTCGGCCGGCGGCTATCGCATGATGCTGGAGGATCGCGAGGACCGCGGCTATGCGGAACTCAACAAGGTCGCGGGCGAAATGATCGCCAAGGCGAACCAGTCCCCCAGCCTCGCGATGGTCTACACCCTGTTCGACGTCGGCACGCCGCGCGTCTACGCGGACGTCGACCGGCGCAAGGCCGACCTGCTGGGCGTGCCGCCCGAACGCATCTTCGAAGCGATGCAGGTCTATCTGGGGTCGGCGTTCGTCAACGACTTCAACCTGCTGGGCCGCACCTATCGCGTGACAGCGCAGGCCGATGCCGATCATCGCGGCACGGTGGCCGACATCGCCAACCTCAAGACCCGGTCGAACAGCGGCCAGATGGTGCCGATCGGCTCCGTCTCGACCTTCAAGGACAAGACCGGCCCCTATCGGGTGGTTCGCTACAATTTGCTGCCGGCGGTGGAGATCGACGGCGACACGGCCCCCGGCTATTCCTCCGGCCAGTCGCTGACCACCATGGAGAAGCTCGCCGCCGCCGCGCCTGCCGGTTATGGCAGCGAATGGACGGGCGTTGCCTATCAGCAGAAGATCGCCGGCAACACCGCCGGACTCGTCTTCGGCATGGCGGTCTTCTTCGTCTTCCTGGTGCTGGCGGCGCAATATGAAAGCCTGACGCTGCCGTTGTCGATCATCCTGATCGTGCCGATGTGTCTGTTCGCGGCCATGCTGGGCGTGAACCTGCGGGGACAAGACAATAATATCCTGACGCAGATCGGTCTGGTCGTGCTGATCGCTCTTGCCGCGAAGAACGCCATTCTGGTGGTCGAATTCGCCAAGCAGGCGGAAGAGGAACAGGGCCTGTCGCCGGTCGAAGCCGCCGTTCAGGCTGCCCAGACCCGCCTGCGCCCGATCCTGATGACCAGCTTCGCCTTCATCCTTGGGGCAGTGCCTCTGGTGATCGCGACCGGAGCCGGCGCGGAACTGCGGCAGGCGCTGGGCACGGCGGTCTTCTTCGGCATGGCCGGCGTGACGGCGTTCGGACTGCTCTTCACTCCCACCTTCTATGTCGTGTGCCGCGCGCTTGGCGATCGCTTCGCCCGCCGCCGGCGCGGAGCCGGTGACAATGGCGCCGAGCCTGCATTGCAGCCGGCCGAATAA
- a CDS encoding SMP-30/gluconolactonase/LRE family protein has product MAAWRLIDRDVADSLGEGTLWSARDNAVYWVDILAPALNRLSLESGAIERWAMPEPLGWVAERAIGGFVGGFQSGFAEISLDPLTITPFGDPEPHFPGSRMNDGKADAQGHIWCGTMDMAEEHDRGALYRLAPDRSWRVIDSGYRVPNGPAFSPCGQWLYHSDTAKKQMYRFRRTEDGATGREPFIRFGEEDGYPDGMTVDAEGHIWVAHWGGSRISRFTPEGRLDRAIAMPARQVTNICFAGPDLDRMFVSSATVGLVDPTAYDGGFFEVECGVRGLPTNLFAG; this is encoded by the coding sequence ATGGCGGCGTGGCGCCTGATCGATCGCGATGTCGCGGACAGTCTGGGCGAGGGCACGCTATGGTCCGCGCGTGACAATGCCGTCTATTGGGTCGATATTCTCGCTCCCGCGCTCAACCGGCTGTCGCTGGAAAGCGGGGCGATCGAGCGCTGGGCGATGCCCGAGCCGCTGGGCTGGGTGGCAGAACGGGCGATCGGCGGCTTTGTCGGCGGCTTCCAGAGCGGCTTCGCCGAGATCAGCCTCGATCCGCTGACCATCACGCCCTTCGGCGATCCCGAACCGCATTTTCCCGGCAGCCGCATGAACGACGGCAAGGCGGACGCGCAGGGGCATATCTGGTGCGGCACGATGGATATGGCCGAGGAACATGATCGCGGCGCGCTCTACCGTCTCGCGCCCGATCGCAGCTGGCGCGTCATCGACAGCGGCTATCGGGTGCCCAACGGCCCGGCCTTCTCGCCCTGCGGCCAGTGGCTCTATCATAGCGATACCGCGAAGAAGCAGATGTATCGATTCCGCCGGACCGAGGATGGCGCGACCGGTCGGGAACCTTTCATCCGGTTCGGCGAGGAGGATGGCTATCCCGACGGCATGACCGTGGATGCGGAGGGGCATATCTGGGTCGCCCACTGGGGCGGGAGCCGGATCAGCCGCTTCACCCCCGAAGGCCGGCTGGACCGCGCGATCGCGATGCCGGCCCGGCAGGTGACGAATATCTGCTTCGCCGGACCGGACCTCGATCGCATGTTCGTGAGTTCGGCGACGGTGGGTCTTGTCGATCCGACCGCCTATGATGGCGGCTTCTTCGAGGTGGAGTGCGGCGTGCGCGGGCTGCCGACCAACCTGTTCGCGGGCTGA
- a CDS encoding nitroreductase family protein translates to MATDPRTVTRAVDPLFLERWSPRAFDASALPQADLDTIFDAARWAPSAFNYQPWRFLYAHRDTADWDRFLGVLLPFNQSWVRNASVIVYILSDTQMAAPGSDDFKPSHSHSFDAGAAWALLALQATRLGYHTHGMTGVDFDAARRELAVPDRFRIEAAVAIGRQADKTTLPEALQAREVPSGRKPIEDFAVAGNFTV, encoded by the coding sequence ATGGCTACCGACCCCCGCACGGTGACTCGCGCCGTCGATCCCCTGTTCCTGGAGCGCTGGTCGCCGCGCGCATTCGATGCGTCGGCATTGCCGCAGGCAGACCTTGATACCATCTTCGATGCCGCGCGCTGGGCGCCCTCGGCGTTCAATTACCAGCCCTGGCGCTTTCTTTATGCCCATCGAGACACGGCCGACTGGGACCGGTTCCTGGGGGTGCTGTTGCCGTTCAACCAGAGCTGGGTGCGTAATGCGTCGGTGATCGTCTATATCCTGTCCGACACGCAGATGGCGGCGCCCGGATCGGACGATTTCAAGCCGTCGCACAGCCACAGCTTCGATGCGGGCGCGGCCTGGGCGCTTCTGGCGCTACAGGCGACGCGGCTGGGCTATCACACCCATGGCATGACCGGCGTCGATTTCGACGCAGCGCGCCGGGAACTGGCCGTGCCGGACCGTTTCCGCATCGAGGCGGCGGTGGCGATCGGGCGGCAGGCGGACAAGACGACGCTTCCGGAAGCCTTGCAGGCGCGCGAGGTGCCGAGTGGCCGCAAGCCGATCGAAGACTTTGCCGTCGCCGGCAATTTTACGGTCTGA
- a CDS encoding aldose epimerase family protein, whose translation MRKVVDLKTALSYALALTLASGTAMSGAVLASGTAMAAEASRAPAGTADGAAVETITLSNGAGVSAKILTYGATLQSLSGPGKDGRQADVLLGYDDLAGYVDHPNYFGVTVGRYANRIAGGAFTLDGKRYQLPVNDKVNSLHGGGKGFDKKVWKIVSIKSGPTATAVLALSSPDGDSGYPGKLDVTVTYTLDEAGNLGIAFDAKTDKPTIVNMTNHAIFNLAGEGSPDGALGHLLTIPAKAYTPVDANLIPTGELKLVEGGVFDFRSPRRVADGIRDGRDPQIVAGRGYDHNWALDKGATKVPELAARLEDPVSGRVLEVLTTEPGVQFYAGNFLDGTLVGKGGHLYRMGDGIALEPQKFPDSPNKANFLSARVDPGKPYHHAMVYRLSVKR comes from the coding sequence ATGCGAAAGGTCGTCGATTTGAAAACAGCGTTGTCATACGCATTGGCCCTCACCCTCGCAAGCGGGACGGCGATGTCGGGCGCGGTCCTCGCAAGCGGGACCGCAATGGCCGCCGAGGCTAGCCGCGCGCCCGCCGGTACTGCCGATGGCGCGGCGGTGGAGACGATCACGCTCAGCAACGGCGCGGGCGTGTCGGCGAAGATCCTGACCTATGGCGCGACGCTCCAGTCGCTGTCCGGCCCCGGCAAGGACGGCAGGCAAGCCGATGTGCTGCTCGGCTATGACGACCTGGCCGGCTATGTCGACCATCCCAATTATTTCGGCGTGACCGTGGGCCGATACGCCAACCGCATCGCGGGCGGCGCGTTCACGCTGGACGGCAAGCGCTATCAGTTGCCGGTCAACGACAAGGTCAATTCGCTGCACGGCGGCGGCAAGGGTTTCGACAAGAAGGTCTGGAAGATCGTGTCGATCAAGAGCGGGCCGACCGCGACCGCCGTGCTGGCGCTGAGCAGCCCGGATGGCGATTCGGGCTATCCCGGCAAGCTGGACGTGACCGTCACCTACACGCTGGACGAGGCCGGCAACCTGGGCATCGCTTTCGACGCGAAGACCGACAAGCCGACCATCGTCAACATGACCAACCATGCGATCTTCAACCTGGCAGGTGAGGGGTCGCCCGATGGCGCGCTCGGCCATTTGCTGACGATCCCGGCCAAGGCCTATACGCCGGTGGACGCCAACCTGATCCCGACCGGGGAACTCAAGCTGGTCGAGGGGGGCGTGTTCGATTTCCGTTCGCCGCGTCGCGTGGCGGACGGCATCCGCGACGGGCGCGACCCGCAGATCGTCGCCGGGCGCGGCTATGACCATAATTGGGCGCTGGACAAGGGCGCGACCAAGGTGCCGGAACTGGCCGCCAGGCTGGAAGACCCGGTGTCGGGCCGCGTGCTGGAGGTGCTGACGACCGAGCCGGGCGTGCAATTCTATGCGGGCAATTTCCTGGATGGGACGCTGGTCGGCAAGGGCGGGCATCTCTACCGCATGGGCGACGGCATTGCGCTGGAACCGCAGAAATTCCCGGATTCCCCCAACAAGGCCAATTTCCTGTCCGCGCGCGTCGATCCGGGCAAGCCCTATCATCACGCGATGGTCTATCGCCTGTCGGTGAAGCGCTGA
- a CDS encoding sugar MFS transporter: MAGPISSGAAPVATHNPGTRYGPALALLASLFFMWGFITVINNTLLPHLRSVFELSYTQTTLIESVWFIAYFFASIPSAKLIERVGYQKSMVIGLLVMAAGALGMTVAASIPSYGVTLVMLFVIASGITLLQVAANPYVAVVGKPETASSRLNLVQAMNSAGTMLAPMFGAYLILGRSKGGTAQGEVVLTQAERLADAQSVILPYVLVAIVLAVLAVVIARFPLPAMGAATQRHNKEERKKYSLWAHRNLVFGIPAIFIYLIAEIGVANLFINFVSQPQIANLTHEQAGNYLTLLWGGMMVGRFAGSAIMQKFDAGHVLAAFSIGAFIVMLATVFTTGPVAMWSLILVGLFHSIMFPTIFTLGIKGLGPLTEEGSGLLIMAIAGGALVVVQGWLADHYGLQTSFLLTAVCELYILFYALWGSKTTNALPDQQIAE; the protein is encoded by the coding sequence ATGGCAGGACCGATCTCGTCAGGCGCTGCGCCCGTCGCAACGCATAATCCCGGCACGCGCTACGGCCCCGCCCTAGCACTGCTCGCCAGCCTCTTCTTCATGTGGGGCTTCATCACGGTCATCAACAACACGCTGCTGCCGCATCTGCGCAGCGTGTTCGAACTGAGCTACACCCAGACGACGCTGATCGAATCGGTCTGGTTCATCGCCTATTTCTTCGCATCCATCCCATCGGCCAAGCTGATCGAGCGGGTCGGCTACCAGAAGTCGATGGTGATCGGCCTGCTCGTCATGGCGGCGGGCGCGCTGGGCATGACCGTCGCGGCGTCCATCCCCTCCTATGGCGTGACCCTTGTCATGCTGTTCGTGATCGCCAGCGGCATCACCCTGCTCCAGGTCGCGGCCAATCCCTATGTCGCGGTCGTCGGCAAGCCCGAAACCGCCTCGTCGCGCCTCAATCTGGTGCAGGCGATGAACTCGGCCGGCACCATGCTGGCCCCCATGTTCGGCGCCTATCTGATCCTCGGCCGGTCGAAGGGCGGCACCGCGCAGGGCGAAGTCGTCCTGACGCAGGCCGAACGTCTGGCCGACGCCCAGTCGGTGATCCTGCCCTATGTGCTGGTCGCCATCGTTCTGGCGGTTCTGGCGGTCGTCATCGCGCGCTTCCCGCTGCCCGCCATGGGCGCGGCCACGCAGCGCCACAACAAGGAAGAGCGCAAGAAATATTCGCTCTGGGCACATCGCAACCTGGTGTTCGGCATCCCCGCCATCTTCATCTACCTGATCGCGGAAATCGGCGTCGCCAACCTGTTCATCAACTTCGTCAGCCAGCCGCAAATCGCCAACCTGACGCATGAACAGGCGGGCAATTACCTGACCCTGTTGTGGGGCGGCATGATGGTCGGCCGCTTCGCCGGATCGGCGATCATGCAAAAGTTCGACGCGGGGCATGTCCTCGCCGCCTTCTCGATCGGCGCCTTCATCGTCATGCTGGCCACGGTCTTCACCACCGGCCCGGTCGCCATGTGGTCGCTGATCCTGGTCGGCCTGTTCCATTCGATCATGTTCCCGACCATCTTCACCTTGGGCATCAAGGGCCTCGGGCCGCTGACCGAGGAAGGATCGGGCCTGCTCATAATGGCGATCGCCGGCGGCGCGCTGGTGGTGGTGCAGGGCTGGCTGGCGGACCATTATGGCCTCCAGACCAGCTTCCTGCTGACCGCCGTCTGCGAACTCTACATCCTCTTCTATGCGCTCTGGGGGTCGAAGACGACCAACGCCCTGCCGGACCAGCAGATCGCGGAATAA
- a CDS encoding efflux RND transporter periplasmic adaptor subunit, whose amino-acid sequence MNQHTKITADAEYSDAGIGPKRRWSRRHGGIAAVAVIALFGAGWKLLDQPQAQASASPLAAVGVSAPLARSVTQWDDYVGRFAPSQTVEIRPRVSGAVTAIHFRDGDFVRQGQLLFTIDQRPFLAALAEARASSASARSALLLAQNDYARVQRLSGDEAVSASEVDALRSRLQAAQASLAGAQARERQRALDVEFTQVRAPISGRVSDRRVDIGNLVSGAEGNGASLLTTVNKLDPIYFNFDASEALYLKSQRDKGAGGAVEVRLQDEADYRHKGRLDFTDNGLDPRSGTIRIRAIFDNPGNFLTPGLFGNMRLANGGKVNALLVPDEAIQSDQARKTVLVVGRDDSVTAKPVELGPIVDGLRIIRSGLAPDDRVIVSNIQAAMPGARVAVKPAAIRPTPTPVTPVDSPAPVAAQATFAR is encoded by the coding sequence ATGAACCAGCACACGAAAATCACTGCCGACGCCGAATATTCGGACGCCGGCATTGGACCGAAGCGGCGATGGTCCCGCCGCCATGGCGGCATCGCCGCCGTCGCCGTCATTGCTCTTTTCGGCGCAGGCTGGAAGCTGCTCGACCAGCCTCAGGCCCAGGCGTCGGCCTCCCCGCTGGCTGCGGTCGGCGTGTCCGCGCCGCTCGCCCGCAGCGTGACCCAGTGGGACGATTATGTCGGCCGCTTCGCCCCCAGCCAGACAGTGGAAATCCGCCCGCGCGTGTCGGGTGCGGTAACCGCCATCCATTTCCGCGACGGCGATTTCGTCCGTCAGGGACAGCTGCTCTTCACCATCGACCAGCGCCCCTTCCTGGCGGCCCTTGCCGAAGCGCGGGCGAGCAGCGCATCGGCCCGAAGCGCGCTGCTGCTGGCGCAGAATGACTATGCCCGCGTCCAGCGGCTCAGCGGTGACGAGGCCGTATCGGCCAGCGAAGTGGATGCGCTGCGCTCGCGGCTTCAGGCCGCACAGGCCTCGCTCGCGGGGGCGCAGGCGCGCGAGCGGCAGCGTGCGCTGGATGTCGAGTTCACGCAGGTCCGCGCCCCCATTTCCGGCCGCGTCTCCGACCGCCGCGTCGACATCGGCAATCTCGTGTCCGGCGCGGAAGGCAATGGCGCTTCGCTGCTGACCACGGTCAACAAGCTCGACCCCATCTATTTCAACTTCGATGCGTCCGAAGCGCTCTACCTCAAGTCGCAGCGCGACAAGGGCGCCGGCGGCGCGGTCGAGGTCCGTTTGCAGGATGAGGCCGACTATCGCCACAAGGGCCGGCTCGACTTCACCGACAATGGTCTCGATCCGCGCTCCGGCACGATCCGCATCCGCGCCATATTCGACAATCCGGGCAATTTCCTGACCCCCGGCCTGTTCGGCAACATGCGCCTCGCCAATGGCGGCAAGGTCAATGCCCTGCTGGTTCCCGATGAGGCGATCCAGTCCGATCAGGCGCGCAAGACCGTGCTGGTGGTGGGACGGGATGACAGCGTGACGGCGAAGCCGGTGGAGCTTGGCCCGATCGTCGACGGGTTGCGGATCATCCGCTCGGGCCTCGCGCCCGATGACCGGGTGATCGTGTCCAACATCCAGGCGGCCATGCCCGGCGCCAGGGTGGCGGTGAAACCCGCCGCGATCCGCCCGACACCAACCCCGGTCACGCCGGTCGACAGCCCGGCCCCGGTGGCGGCGCAGGCAACCTTCGCCCGGTAA
- a CDS encoding efflux transporter outer membrane subunit, producing the protein MTRNFIALLLGASALTACAAGPDYKAPATPTTAAAPFIGAATPAVVQAPADDHWWRLYNDPLLDGLVKDALSANTDIRVAVARLERARAQLRGARSDRLPGTTLSGSPTYGRVSQAQTLPGMDRENWTVDMGLDVAYEVDLFGRVKRSIEAARGDAGAAQADTDAVRVAVVADTVRAYVDATASAQRIAVAQQTVDLLDQSLRISQARFDVGRSDRLDVIRITSLRDQQKALIPSLVADRNAALFRLATLTGRTPQDLPATVRDAKVTPDLSQPIPVGDGQALLARRPDVRAAEQRLAGDTARIGVATAALYPRITLGGSIGSTAIGGGNILGGGPLNWLLGPLISWAFPNQEANRARIAAARADGDAALATFDGTVLRALEETETALSTYANALQRRAALQTARDEAARAARISTARQREGQIDFLTVLDALRTQAAADADLAAANRAVAFAQVDLFRALGGGWTAA; encoded by the coding sequence ATGACAAGGAACTTCATCGCCTTGCTGCTCGGCGCCAGCGCCCTCACGGCCTGCGCCGCCGGGCCGGATTACAAGGCGCCTGCCACCCCGACCACGGCCGCCGCCCCCTTCATCGGGGCGGCCACCCCCGCGGTCGTTCAAGCCCCCGCCGACGATCATTGGTGGCGGCTCTATAACGATCCGCTGCTCGACGGGCTGGTCAAGGATGCGCTGTCGGCCAATACCGACATCCGCGTCGCCGTCGCCCGGCTGGAACGCGCCCGCGCCCAGCTGCGCGGCGCACGCTCCGACCGGCTGCCCGGCACCACGCTCAGCGGATCTCCGACCTATGGCCGCGTCTCGCAGGCCCAGACCCTGCCCGGCATGGATCGGGAAAACTGGACCGTCGATATGGGTCTGGACGTCGCCTATGAGGTCGATCTGTTCGGCCGGGTGAAGCGCAGCATAGAGGCCGCGCGCGGCGACGCCGGTGCGGCGCAGGCCGACACCGATGCAGTCCGCGTCGCCGTCGTCGCCGACACCGTGCGCGCCTATGTCGACGCCACCGCCTCGGCCCAGCGTATCGCCGTCGCGCAACAGACGGTCGATCTGCTCGACCAGTCGCTCCGCATTTCGCAGGCGCGCTTCGATGTCGGCCGGTCCGACCGGCTCGACGTCATTCGCATCACCTCGCTCCGCGACCAGCAAAAGGCGCTGATCCCGTCGCTGGTGGCGGATCGCAACGCGGCGCTGTTCCGCCTCGCCACGCTCACCGGCCGCACCCCGCAGGATCTGCCCGCGACCGTGCGCGACGCGAAGGTCACACCCGACCTCAGCCAGCCCATTCCCGTGGGCGACGGTCAGGCGCTGCTCGCCCGTCGCCCCGACGTGCGCGCGGCCGAACAGCGGCTGGCGGGCGACACGGCGCGGATCGGCGTGGCCACTGCCGCGCTCTATCCCCGCATCACGCTCGGCGGATCGATCGGCAGCACGGCGATCGGCGGCGGCAATATCCTGGGCGGCGGCCCGCTCAACTGGCTGCTGGGACCGCTCATCAGCTGGGCCTTCCCCAATCAGGAGGCCAACCGCGCCCGCATCGCGGCGGCGCGGGCGGATGGCGACGCGGCGCTGGCGACCTTCGACGGCACCGTGCTGCGCGCGCTGGAGGAAACCGAAACCGCCCTCTCCACCTACGCCAACGCCCTGCAACGGCGCGCCGCGCTCCAGACCGCACGTGACGAAGCGGCCCGCGCAGCCCGCATCAGCACAGCGCGTCAGCGGGAAGGGCAGATCGACTTCCTGACCGTGCTCGACGCGCTGCGTACCCAGGCGGCGGCCGACGCCGACCTCGCCGCCGCCAACCGCGCCGTCGCCTTCGCCCAGGTCGACCTGTTCCGGGCCTTGGGCGGCGGCTGGACCGCCGCCTGA
- a CDS encoding GtrA family protein, with product MMPLPVSRARMVELWRYYQMGLLNTAFGLGAYALLVWLGLNMFVAQLLAHMMGMAFNYISYSRHVFRDARPAKLRFILSYGANYLLGLGALAALSRVIASPYGAGFLAAGIVSVVNYFALKHLVFRSRAT from the coding sequence ATGATGCCGCTGCCCGTCTCGCGCGCACGCATGGTCGAACTGTGGCGCTATTACCAGATGGGCCTGCTCAACACCGCCTTCGGCCTTGGTGCCTATGCGCTGCTGGTATGGCTGGGTCTCAACATGTTCGTGGCCCAGCTTCTCGCCCATATGATGGGCATGGCGTTCAACTATATCAGCTACAGCCGCCACGTCTTTCGCGACGCACGCCCGGCCAAGCTGCGCTTCATCCTGTCCTACGGCGCAAATTATCTGCTGGGCCTGGGTGCGCTTGCGGCGCTGTCGCGCGTCATCGCCTCACCCTATGGCGCTGGCTTTCTGGCGGCCGGGATCGTGTCTGTCGTCAATTATTTCGCCCTGAAGCATCTGGTCTTCCGCTCCAGGGCGACATGA